One Synechococcus sp. PROS-9-1 DNA window includes the following coding sequences:
- a CDS encoding class I SAM-dependent methyltransferase gives MSETAPAPQWADSSRGLGRWIERLIGIRLLRRPLFFQARQLIIRTAERNGIPWRKRRSELREAAAPLLAKSRSEGLVPPAYYQARFHAYEQGNLCWQAAAEAEQATDAMALRIWPEEKLAPLQAQTRLRNAIHALVEPLLSDSIHEVLDLGCSVGVSTQALARWLNDRADQRGLKRPRLIGLDLSPEMLAVARVRDGDSLISEWCHAAAEHTAWASETFDFISLQFVCHELPQNATREVCAEAARLLKPGGVLLMVDQDPASSVLQRLPAAVATLLKSTEPYIEDYFGLDMSATLLQAGFRDLRITACDPRHRVIACLR, from the coding sequence ATGAGTGAGACCGCTCCCGCTCCCCAATGGGCTGATTCCAGTCGGGGTCTAGGCCGTTGGATTGAACGGTTGATCGGCATTCGCCTCTTGCGTCGCCCGCTGTTTTTTCAAGCGCGACAGCTGATCATCCGAACGGCTGAGCGCAACGGGATTCCATGGCGAAAGCGACGCTCTGAATTGCGGGAGGCTGCCGCTCCTCTTCTGGCCAAGAGCCGTAGCGAGGGTCTGGTTCCTCCCGCCTATTACCAAGCGCGTTTCCATGCCTATGAGCAGGGCAACCTCTGCTGGCAGGCAGCAGCGGAGGCTGAGCAAGCCACCGATGCGATGGCCCTGCGCATTTGGCCTGAGGAAAAGCTGGCACCGCTGCAGGCTCAGACGCGACTCCGCAATGCGATTCATGCGCTGGTGGAACCACTCCTAAGCGATTCCATCCACGAAGTTTTGGATTTGGGTTGTTCCGTTGGAGTCAGCACCCAAGCGCTTGCCCGTTGGTTGAACGACCGGGCAGATCAACGTGGCCTGAAGAGGCCACGGCTGATCGGTTTAGATCTCTCACCAGAGATGCTGGCTGTGGCACGGGTTAGAGATGGCGACAGCTTGATCAGTGAGTGGTGCCATGCCGCCGCCGAGCACACCGCTTGGGCGAGCGAGACGTTCGATTTCATCAGTCTTCAGTTCGTTTGCCATGAGCTACCTCAAAACGCCACCCGTGAGGTCTGTGCGGAAGCCGCGCGTCTTCTTAAGCCTGGGGGCGTGCTGCTGATGGTGGATCAGGATCCAGCTTCATCGGTGTTGCAACGCCTGCCAGCCGCCGTTGCGACCCTCCTGAAGAGTACGGAGCCTTACATCGAGGACTATTTCGGTCTCGATATGAGCGCCACCCTTCTGCAGGCTGGGTTTCGAGATCTGCGCATTACGGCCTGTGATCCACGACATCGTGTGATCGCCTGTTTACGCTGA
- a CDS encoding translation initiation factor — MRKGGWQEFSSADSLQRPTGPSAGATPKDEQVVRVQPTRGGKGGKTVTVIRGLEVDPDGLKALLKKLKTRIGSGGTAKGGVIELQGDQVELSLEYLKKEGYKPKRAGG; from the coding sequence ATGCGCAAGGGAGGCTGGCAGGAATTCAGCAGTGCCGACAGTCTGCAACGCCCCACTGGACCCTCAGCAGGGGCGACACCCAAGGATGAACAGGTCGTTCGGGTACAGCCCACGCGAGGAGGGAAAGGGGGCAAGACCGTCACGGTGATCCGAGGTCTTGAGGTGGATCCAGATGGCCTCAAAGCCCTCTTGAAAAAGTTGAAAACGCGGATTGGCAGCGGCGGCACCGCAAAGGGTGGCGTGATCGAATTGCAGGGTGATCAGGTTGAGCTCAGTCTCGAATACCTCAAGAAAGAGGGATACAAGCCCAAGAGAGCCGGAGGCTGA